The following DNA comes from Rhinolophus sinicus isolate RSC01 linkage group LG06, ASM3656204v1, whole genome shotgun sequence.
gacttccaacactatgttgaaaagcagaggtgataggggacagccctgttgtgttcctgaacgtagagcaaagggcttcagtttttcaccattaattatgagattagctgagggcttgtcatatatggcctttattatgttaaggtattttccttctatacctattttattaagtgttttaatcataaatggatgttgtatcttgtcaaatgctttttctgcatcaattgatataatcatatgatttttgtcctttattttgtttatgtgatgtatcccattgatggatttgtgtatgttgaaccatgcttgtgcctctgggatgaaccccacttggtcgtgatgaataatatttttaatgcattgctgcattcgatttgctagaattttgtttaggatttttgcatctgtattcatcagagatattggtctgtagttttctttttcttgtgttgtccttaccagggtttggtatcagggtaatgttgacctcataaaatgagttagggagtactgtcttttcttcaattttttggaagagtttgagcaggattggtattagatcctctttgaaggtttggtagaattcactagtgaagccatctggtcccggagttttgcttttgggaaggttttggatgactgattcaatttcgttactggtgatcggtctgtttagattttccagttcttcatggttcagccttgtaaggctatatgtttctaagaacttgtccatttcttctaggtgattgaatttggtggcatatagtccttcatagtattcttggatgatcctttgtatttgtggtgtccgtgataacttcccctttttcatttctgattttaattagtgtcttctctctttttatcttagtgagtctagccaagggtttgtcaattttattaatcttttcaaagaatcaactttttgtcacattaattttttctattgtctttttgttctctatttcatttagttctgctcagatttttgttatttccttccttctgctgaccttgggtttcacttgttcttctttttctagttctttaaggtgtaacatgaggttatttatttgggatttttcttgtttcttgagttaggtctgtaatgatataagttcccctcttaaaactgctttcgctgtattccaaaaattttggtaggatgtattttctttggcgtttgtttctatgtatgttttgttctctcctctaatttcttctttgagccggtcgttctttaaaaatatgtttaatctccatgtatatgtgtttttttcttctttctttttgcagttgatatccaatttcaaagccttgtgatcagagaatacgcttggtatgatttcggtcttcttaaatttgctgaggctgattttatgtcccaatatatggtctatccttgagaatgttccatgtacactagaaaaaaatatatagtctgatgttttaggatgaagtgctctatatacgtcaattatgtccatttcatctgatgtgtcatttagggctgctatttcgttatttattttctgtttggatgatctatccatagctgtcaatgatgtatttaagtcccctagtataattgtgttttggtcaatttctccctttagttctgttagtagttgcttggtgtatttcggtgctccctgtttgagggcataaatattgatgactgttacgtcttcttgttgtatattcccctttaccattatgaaatgtacatctttgtctgttgttacctttttcaccctgaagtccgtttcatctgatataagtatggctatacctgattttctctggataccagttgcttggagtgtcaatttccaccctttcactttgaatctatgcttgtccttgtagctgagatgtgtctcttggagacagcatatggttgggtgtagttttttgatccaatctgctactctgtgcctttttattggtgagttcagtccatttacatatagggtgattattgatatgtgaggatttcctatcattttatctttagttttctggtagggctgtgtctccattgtttctttacctttttgttgttgtctattatttctgtgtagtggtattctatgatatttccctatatatcttcttttattacaggatGTATTTCAGTTCcgtttttttttgagtggttacccttaagtttatgtaaaagaaagtttgatatttagagtattctgttttcttcagcacgcttactttctccattcccgtattctggttctggccttactctccccctttttgagttttggttgccacaaattatccctgttgatggtggttaaatagcctcctttagtatttcttgtagtgcaggtcgtgtattagaaaattccctcagcttctgtatgtctggaaaggtctttattcctccttcatatctaaaggatgtctttgctggatatattattcttggctcataatgtctctctttcaatagtttgaatatttggttccactccctcctggcttgtagagtttctgctgaaaaatctgatgataatgtaatgggctttactttttatgttacacgtcttcttttccctggctgccttgaggagtctttctttgtcattgtttttagacagcttcaatacaatgtgccttggagaagacaatttgggattgaggtaattaggtattctatttgcttcttagaatcaaggatccagttctgtccactagtttgggaagttctcatcgacaatttatttgaatatattctctgttcccttctctctttcttctccttctggtatgcccattattcttatattgctctttgtgatggagtcagaaagttcttgtagagttctttcatttcttttaagtctcaagtctctttcttcttccatccgtgtaatttccaggtttctatcttcgatgtctctgattctttcctccaactggtcaactctactacctaacatggctatttcattcttaatttcttctattgagttcttaatctccagaaattctatttggttcttttttaaaatttcaatctcttgggaacagagaatatagtcaaacaaattgtcgatgagaacttcccaaactagtggacagaactggatccttgatgctcatgttgttcttttattctgtttctgagtttattaaactgcctttctctgttttcttgcatctcgttgaggtttttcagaactgcaatcttgaattctctgtcatttaagtcacatgtttccatatcttgaagttccttttctggagatttttcactttctttctgagctgtattgttgccttggttatttatggcaattactgatttattatttctcttcctatacatctacaggagtggcttctgcaacaggctgataggaagaggtctttcttttgttttccagtattttctctccgactgcagtctttttttctctctcacatggtagtgttatgttttctctgcactattccagcctCTCACTCAATGGGGggttccctgggagacaggcttttcctctgttaatagttcgcctgggtcacagggcgcagtgtctgtgtgggtatgtggagagctttttaAGTTCctaagctcttcctgcactagattcagagcctgtatatttcagcagttctgtttactcctgcagggatccgcccagataggtggggccaggggccatgtgagttgtgagaggtggcccagagcaatggcagtgaccaccaccacagctggtcctgtttccacagctccctcccctttgtcagaactagttgggctgtgaatctgtgtctgcagtccacagttctcagaacagcaaatattctgttgttttgatctgacactgctactgttctgcttctagcaccaggcaggtgggggcggggtgagctctgggagggtcggaagggggcggctagtctcagtgcctaaggcttccattctctgctcggcagtgagggcttaaaccaccgttttcagccttcttccctcagtcttttctccgatgtctctgccgtgagcgttgggttcagccatgttatatgctgtcccctcagcatTGCGGGCCATAAagggagccctagcagtccgagttcttccctctcccacagctgcagtagttctgggatacAGCgaactcggagcactgagctaggtctgtgtcctgcgcctgtGCGGCTCCATCTCCgtgcttctcccttcctcctcccctgctcgcgcgatTTGCCctcctttaggtgaattcagttgtgggcctcttcctcttgcctgcctgctgtgcagggagaCCTTTGTGGAAtcatagttgttcgattagttgtaaattccaggggagatttacagaggcttacctgatccaccattttgatgacgttgtAGTTGACTTTTTTCCATGAGTTTAGGGCTTTGAAGATCTTCACTTTGTCTTGTCTAATCCATTGGTCCTTATTGACACAAATGAACTGACATGTACCTAGGTCAGACATATGAGTTGAAGAgttaataaatttaatgaaacatTATCAAATGGAATCCACTGATCTTAGTGGGTCAGAACCAAgcaataatttgtgacaaccaaggCACATGGACAAATACTCAACTACTGGTTTACACTAGCAAAAAATCCATTCAAAGTGAATAGGAAAATGGTTTCAAGTGAATTTAACATTTAATTGGTGTTGTTTGGGAATGGGTCTTGTCATTAGTGTAAATTCGCCATCATGTCAAAATAAACACTGAATTATATATAGTAGCATGTTATTATATATGATGACCtatggtatgtatatattttgatatactATGGTATATATGCAACATaatgtaagatatatatatatataattgtgatgtaaattgtatatatataaatagttgtTCATCTAAAGCAGTGGCCATTACCACTTTTTAGCTTACATAGTACTTTTTATCTTCACTTAAGAACCAGTCTTCTTTTACAACTCTATTTAATGTGGCCCTTTTCCAAGTCACGACAGCAAGaattctgaaaagaaatatgaatatttttaccacaacttaaattcttatttcttaaatttactaCATCTTTGGCAGAGGGTGATTTATTGAATGAGACAATCAGGATAGAGGGGGTGTTAGGAATTGTATTTCAGAGAAAATAGCTCTCATGCTGTTTTATAGCTTAGTGTCACTATGTTAAAATCTTTTCTGTATCCTCTAAGGACAACATTTTTCATCTCATAAAATTCTTTGATGAAGTAagcttttgtaaaatataatcacTACTACATTCTTATGGATAATTCTGCTTAATTTTCACAAGTATTTTCTTTAGGAGGATGTTATGCTAAAGGTGTTACTATCGTTAAGGAAATGATGTGTCAATAGCCCCAGTGAAAAGTAGGGAAGAGACAACACTCCTCCAGAATGAATCCAGACAGCAATATTCCATGTTCTCTTTctcattaaatatataatttggcGATATATGTATTAAAACCACTACTTTGACATACAGAGATTGCAAGTCTTCAGCAATGGCTCACCAAGTCCTATATTGGATCACCCATATATTCGGTGGCCAGAAGACAGAAAATGCTACTATTCAGAAGACTGATATAATATAaacatcagaaaaaagaaaaatgcatgagaataatttttaatcttCAAGAAATGTCTGGAGCCCTAGCTGGCAACCATTGACTAGCCCAAGAATTATATGTAAAGTCAGATGACTGTTTTTATAAACCATGTCACAGGTTTTTTTCCAGTCAGCCTCAATTATATTTGCTGGTAATGGAGAGCAGATAAATGAGTCCAGAGAGTAATTTCTAGACTCTAGAGTTCTTTGTGAATTAAAAGATTGGGAAGGTAAGGGATAGAgagctaaaaagagaaaatacaaatatctcaaggaaatttgtaaaaataaagtcatactCCTAACAGGTTAATTGGCGTGGATTTTATAATGATAtacacattattaatattttctttaaaattagcaAAGGTTTTTCTCCATTCATAGTTCCTGTTTAGATGAGCAAAAATTTGAGCACGTTTAAAAAAAACTAACATAAAACattagtgaaaagaaaataattctaatgTGTAAACAAGTAAGTTTTCCCCTCAAGGTAACTGATATTGTGAAATGTCTCTTTCCTCAAAAATAGCACTATAATGGTTATCTCTATGGAtctgaatataaaatacaatagaCCCAATCATTCCACCAAGAATTATACTGAAATCCAGCCAACACTTCAATTTCTGGTCCTTTAAACTTTTTCAAATGCTTCTCCATACTAGGTGGATATGGATTGACCCTTATAATAATCCCAGAATTCCCAAGAAAAACCATGGtttcatcattttattaattgtgaaTTGTTAAAGACAAGAGGCCCCAAATGGAGTGGCTTATGCTAATTCCCAAATAACTAAATTTAAACTTAACTTAGTTACATTTTTGGGTCTCCCAGAAATGGAACCTTAAATCTGTCAATCAAGAATCACCTCGTCAGTGTTAGTTAGATAATTTGCCTGTAGACCCCTATGAGGAAAGTAACTAGATGACTTGTTCAAGAACTTGGTAAAGAGAAGATGAAAAATCAGGTATCTGAACTCGTGGGACAGACTGTTTTTATAACATTGTGATTCCAGCTTTACTAAATATCAGAAACATAAACTACTGCCATTACTATCTCCATCATAACTATAATCTTTATCATCACTTTTCTCATCATCATGATGGTCTTCATCATGACCAGGTATAAAAGTCTTATATGAAACcttaaatgaaaaggaatataCACCTACATACtttcatgaataaaatacataagcaAATAAATGTGGCAAATCATGTTAGATGATAGATGATGTAATGGGTTGATGAAGTGAAACATAGAGCAGGAGCCAACATTGTCTTATCCACAGGTGTACAATTATAACTAAAACTATAGAACAGCAGAAGTGTCAACAAACGAATGTTCCCAGAGACAGATGCACTAAATCATCTCTTAATGTGAGTTGCTGATTCAAGAATCTGGAATTGGGAGGATAGGCATTAATGTTCTGCTGACAGATGCTCACTTTCCCTGATAACACCATGCAAAGGTTTGATATTTCAAACCCATTAGAAAAGATTAAAGACATGGAAGCTTAGGCACCCTAATGTAAATGCACATGTGCTGGCTTCGGGGATCTGGAAAATAACTTCTAACATTTGTCTTCACTTTTAAGCTCATAgatgttttctttcagaaatatgaCTTGGCCTGGGAGTAGCTGTTTGAAGCACAGTtatgaaagagataaaataactTAAAGCAAATTACTTTGGGATCATAATTGCTAATGAGAGCATAGAAATACGTGCAAAGCAAACTGGCTGAGACACATAGGAATGTTCTGTTGTATCATGTGTTTTTGCAGGAAGTTATTAGGAAGAAAACTTCATGTAAGCTTTTCTTTAGTATTATGATGGGAGTAATTTCACATGGATGCATAGTAGGTTAAATAAATATGCTCCTGATGTTTACTGATGCTCTAAAATCTCTAGACTTTGGCCGGAGTCTGAGGTAGGGCATAGCaatattcatttatccattcactcatgtAATTACTCATTCAAACATTCATTACTCAGCTGCTATTGGCCAGTCTCTGTGCCATAGAATGAGAGAACACTAACAAATACATGTGTGAAGATATAGGAAATTATTCAGGTAAATAGTCTTGTACACTTCTTAGTATATTTAAGCCAAAATCTTAACAGATTGaattctgtttttagtttttatatagaATATGTGATGCACATTACTATTTTATTCATGAGGCAGGATTATTCTTCTTTAGACATAGAGCACTGAAGATAGATAAATTGGCCTACTATATATATCCAGGCACAGTAAATTGTAGGTTAGTGTTTAAAAGTATGTAAAAGAACATCACAAGCTGGAAGTGGTTAACATCTTAAAAGGGGAATATAGaaatttgaaatgtttctctGATAACTCTGTGGCAAGCACTACAACAATtacaattacattattttttaagtaataattttCTCAGAGCTGCAATAACATCCTTGTTCCTAAGGCTGTATATCATAGGATTAAACATGGGAGTCACTATGGTGTAGAAAAGAGAGAGCAGTTTGTCCATTCCTGCAGAATGATCAGATTTGGGCCTTAAGTAGGTAATGGTGGCAGATCCAAAGAATAAAACCACGACTAGCAGGTGGGAAGAACATGTGGAGAAGACTTTGGCCCGTCCTCTGGCTGTGGGCAACCTCAGAACGGTGAAAATGATTTTACTGTAAGAGGCAAGTATCGACACAAAAGGGACTGCACCAAATAACATAGCTGTAACATACACCAAAACCTCATCTACAGAAGTGTCCCCACAGGCTAGCTTGAGAATGGGGGCTATGTCACAGAAGAAGTGGTTAATTTGATTGCAATTGCAGAAATGTAGAGAAAAAATCTGGCATGTTTGTCCTATCTGGACTGGGATCCCACCGATCCAGGAGCCAACAGCCAATTGGATACACATCTTTTGGTTCATGATGAGAGGATAATGCAGAGGGTTACAAATGGCCACGTAGCGGTCATAGGCCATCACCACCAGGAGCAAACATTCAGTGGCTCCCAGTATAAGGAAGAAGCACATTTGGATGGCACAGTCCAGCACAGAAATGATTCTATCCTGAGTCCATAGGTTCACCAGAATCCTAGGGAGAGTGACAGACACGTAACAGATTTCCAACAAGGAAAAATTTGCCAGGAAAAAATACATGGGTTTCTGTAGTGCAATGTCCAGcctggttattattattatgagaCTATTTCCAATTAAGATAATCATGTAAATGATGGAGAACACCACAAATAGTAACCCTTGGAGCTGTGGAAGGTCAGAAAATCCCAGGAGTACAAACTGCGTCACTGTGGAAACAttgtcttctgttttcctctcttcaTAGTTCATCTGCGGGAACGATTTAATCGGAAGTACAAGTTCCACCACTTtccttggcttttgttttcttatttataaaatgagaatgtcCTGCCTTCTGATTGTTCCCATTGTCTGTAAAAACAAAACCTGTAACTGCCAGGTGCTCTAAAAAGTGTgttgaaatgtattttcattattattaaatgtatctgtaagaaaataaatccccttttgctttttgtttctgcttgggttattatattttttcattctgttgatgatATATGTGATTATAATTTTACCATTCATCTGGACAcctaaaaattcaaaatatgtttaattgTAACAATGATGCCTGACATGGTTGTCTcctctccttttagttctgtttctgatTATCATGAATTCAATGTTAAATTTAATTACAGAAGTAATACATTGTAGGTCATCTAAAATAGTGTTTAGGAATGAGCagggttaattttttaaagtgatggtTTTCCGGTGTTATTTTCAAAGTCTTGTTTAGCTTTGATATTCTGCATATTTAGGCTAtattattaccaaaaaaaaaaaaaaaaaaaaaagataaactggcCATTAAATAGTATGGgatgttttttaatcttttttttctttttaaaaaaatcttttatttatttaaagtctttttccaggacccatcagctccaagtcaagtagttgtctcaatctagttgtggagggtgcagctcacagtggcccacatggggatcgaaccagcaaccctgttgttaagagcactgcgctgtaaccacctgagctaactgACCACCCTCTAT
Coding sequences within:
- the LOC109439732 gene encoding olfactory receptor 10AG1 encodes the protein MNYEERKTEDNVSTVTQFVLLGFSDLPQLQGLLFVVFSIIYMIILIGNSLIIIITRLDIALQKPMYFFLANFSLLEICYVSVTLPRILVNLWTQDRIISVLDCAIQMCFFLILGATECLLLVVMAYDRYVAICNPLHYPLIMNQKMCIQLAVGSWIGGIPVQIGQTCQIFSLHFCNCNQINHFFCDIAPILKLACGDTSVDEVLVYVTAMLFGAVPFVSILASYSKIIFTVLRLPTARGRAKVFSTCSSHLLVVVLFFGSATITYLRPKSDHSAGMDKLLSLFYTIVTPMFNPMIYSLRNKDVIAALRKLLLKK